The proteins below come from a single Ruegeria sp. THAF33 genomic window:
- a CDS encoding MoxR family ATPase yields the protein MTQPNSIDAVQQMLGRQGYVCGRALATVVFLSLKLGRPLFLEGEAGVGKTEIAKALASGLNRRLIRLQCYEGLDASSAVYEWNFPAQMVAIRTAEASGGADRGALQAELFSDEYLIERPLLQAMRPDENGAPVLLIDELDRTDEPFEAFLLEALSDFQVTIPELGTVAAPQPPIVIVTSNRTREVHDALKRRCLYHWVDYPDFEREIEILHARAPEAADALSREVVAFVQRLRTEDLFKKPGVAETIDWAKCLLALDVMNLSPEVIGDTLGAILKYQDDIQKLQGSEAKRILDEAKATLEPA from the coding sequence ATGACGCAGCCAAATTCCATCGATGCCGTGCAGCAGATGCTGGGACGTCAGGGCTATGTTTGCGGGCGGGCCCTTGCCACGGTTGTATTCCTGTCGCTCAAGCTTGGACGCCCGTTGTTTCTGGAAGGCGAAGCCGGAGTTGGAAAGACGGAAATCGCCAAGGCGCTGGCATCCGGTCTGAACCGCCGTTTGATCCGGTTGCAGTGCTACGAAGGTCTGGACGCGTCCTCTGCCGTTTACGAATGGAACTTTCCGGCGCAGATGGTTGCGATCCGAACGGCCGAAGCTTCGGGCGGGGCCGACCGGGGCGCGTTGCAGGCGGAACTGTTTTCGGATGAATACCTGATCGAACGCCCTTTGCTGCAAGCAATGCGCCCCGACGAAAACGGAGCGCCAGTTCTTCTGATCGACGAACTGGACCGGACCGATGAACCGTTCGAAGCCTTTCTGCTGGAAGCTCTCAGTGATTTTCAGGTCACGATCCCTGAACTGGGCACCGTTGCAGCACCCCAACCACCCATTGTGATTGTCACGTCGAACCGGACCCGCGAAGTGCACGATGCGCTCAAGCGTCGCTGCCTGTATCACTGGGTCGATTATCCCGATTTCGAACGCGAGATCGAAATTCTGCACGCGCGCGCGCCCGAGGCCGCCGATGCGCTCAGCCGCGAAGTCGTGGCTTTCGTTCAGCGTCTGCGCACCGAGGACCTGTTCAAGAAACCCGGCGTGGCCGAAACCATTGACTGGGCCAAATGTCTGCTGGCGCTGGACGTGATGAACCTTAGTCCCGAGGTGATCGGTGACACGCTGGGGGCGATCCTGAAATATCAGGACGACATCCAGAAGCTGCAAGGGTCTGAGGCCAAGCGCATTCTGGATGAGGCCAAAGCGACGCTTGAACCGGCCTGA
- the pyrC gene encoding dihydroorotase, with protein MTDTLTIRRPDDWHLHLRDGAMLQAVLPETARHFARAIIMPNLVPPVVRGDQAAAYRDRILAALPEGMVFEPLMTLYLTEDTDAQDVAAAHASGLIKAVKLYPAGATTNSASGVRDFDKVRPVLEKMAEIGLPMCVHGEVTDAEIDIFDREAVFIDRVLDPIRKSTPGLRVVMEHITTSNGVDYVKANETDLGATITAHHLIINRNHILVGGIKPHYYCLPVAKREEHRLALLAAATSGDTRFFLGTDSAPHTDANKEMACGCAGCFTATNTMSLVAEMFDSEGALDKLEAFVSLNGPGFYRLPVNEETMTLTKGEPVAYPSKIDTGDGPVTVFDPGFPLHWSVT; from the coding sequence ATGACTGATACCCTCACGATCCGCCGCCCCGACGATTGGCATCTGCATCTGCGCGATGGCGCCATGTTGCAGGCCGTTCTGCCCGAAACTGCACGTCATTTCGCCCGTGCGATCATTATGCCGAACCTCGTGCCGCCGGTCGTGCGCGGGGATCAGGCCGCCGCTTACCGCGACAGAATCCTGGCCGCCCTGCCCGAAGGCATGGTGTTCGAGCCACTGATGACCCTGTACCTGACCGAGGATACAGATGCGCAGGACGTTGCCGCCGCCCATGCCAGCGGGCTGATAAAAGCGGTCAAGCTGTACCCCGCAGGGGCCACGACCAATTCGGCCTCGGGCGTGCGTGACTTTGACAAAGTGCGCCCGGTTCTGGAGAAAATGGCCGAGATCGGCCTGCCCATGTGTGTCCATGGCGAAGTGACCGACGCCGAGATCGACATCTTTGACCGCGAGGCCGTGTTCATCGACCGCGTTCTGGACCCGATCCGAAAATCGACGCCGGGTCTGCGCGTGGTGATGGAACATATCACCACGTCCAATGGCGTGGACTATGTCAAAGCCAACGAAACGGATCTGGGCGCGACGATCACCGCGCACCACCTGATCATCAACCGCAACCATATTCTGGTGGGCGGGATCAAACCGCATTACTATTGCCTTCCGGTCGCCAAGCGCGAGGAACATCGCCTGGCCCTGCTGGCTGCCGCAACGTCGGGCGACACGAGGTTCTTCCTGGGCACGGACAGCGCTCCGCACACGGATGCAAACAAGGAAATGGCCTGCGGCTGTGCGGGGTGTTTCACCGCGACGAATACCATGTCTCTGGTTGCCGAGATGTTCGACAGCGAAGGAGCGCTGGACAAGCTCGAGGCGTTCGTCTCGCTCAACGGGCCGGGCTTTTACCGCCTGCCTGTGAACGAAGAGACGATGACCCTGACCAAAGGCGAGCCGGTTGCATACCCGTCAAAGATCGACACGGGCGATGGACCTGTCACGGTGTTCGACCCGGGCTTTCCACTGCACTGGAGCGTGACTTAA
- a CDS encoding VWA domain-containing protein, whose product MAEQIPLEIPDNPKLAQNITHFARALRKAGLPIGPGRVIDAIRAVQAAGFTQKRDFYWTLHACFVNRPEHRTVFAQVFRMYWRDPRYMEHMMAMMLPAIRGVQEERKADAGEKRAAEALLEGVERDTPQPAAQDEGETEIEIDATQTASSEERLRNLDFEQMSTAEIAQAKRVLARMTLPVKPIESRRGQASHLGHRIDRARTLRAAMRQGGELRDIARLQPKPRWPNLVALCDISGSMSQYSRVILHFLHTVSNAKGAGWAKVHAFTFGTRLTNITRHLHHRDVDAALAAAGAEAQDWEGGTRIGDCLHQFNRDWSRRVMGQGAVVLLITDGLERGDPESLEKEIERLHLSSKRLIWLNPLLRWDGFAPKAQGVAAMLPHVDSFRAGHSIASLEDLAAVISQPDDQGQKARLMAALSD is encoded by the coding sequence ATGGCCGAGCAAATCCCGCTGGAGATTCCCGACAACCCGAAGCTGGCGCAGAACATCACCCATTTTGCCCGCGCGCTGCGGAAGGCGGGGCTGCCGATTGGTCCAGGGCGGGTGATCGATGCAATTCGTGCGGTACAAGCCGCGGGTTTTACCCAGAAACGGGATTTCTACTGGACGCTGCACGCCTGTTTCGTGAACCGCCCCGAACATCGCACGGTGTTTGCGCAGGTTTTCCGAATGTACTGGCGCGACCCGCGATACATGGAACACATGATGGCCATGATGCTTCCTGCCATTCGGGGTGTGCAAGAGGAACGCAAAGCGGATGCCGGTGAAAAGCGCGCAGCCGAGGCCCTGCTGGAGGGTGTCGAACGTGACACGCCCCAGCCGGCTGCGCAAGACGAGGGCGAAACCGAAATCGAGATTGACGCCACGCAAACGGCATCGTCCGAAGAGCGTCTTCGCAACCTGGACTTCGAACAGATGAGCACCGCAGAAATCGCGCAAGCCAAGCGCGTATTGGCGCGGATGACCCTGCCGGTCAAACCCATTGAATCGCGCCGCGGACAGGCCAGCCATCTGGGGCACCGTATCGATCGTGCCCGCACCTTGCGCGCAGCCATGCGGCAAGGGGGCGAATTGCGTGATATCGCCCGGCTGCAACCCAAACCGCGATGGCCAAATCTAGTTGCGCTTTGCGATATCTCGGGCTCGATGAGCCAGTACAGCCGAGTCATTCTGCATTTCCTGCACACGGTCTCGAACGCCAAGGGGGCGGGTTGGGCCAAGGTTCATGCCTTCACGTTCGGCACGCGCCTCACCAACATAACCCGCCACTTGCATCATCGGGATGTCGACGCAGCGCTCGCCGCTGCCGGGGCCGAAGCACAGGACTGGGAGGGGGGCACACGCATCGGCGACTGTCTGCATCAGTTCAACAGAGATTGGTCAAGACGTGTCATGGGGCAAGGTGCGGTTGTTCTTTTGATCACCGACGGTTTGGAACGGGGTGACCCGGAGAGCCTTGAGAAAGAGATCGAGCGGCTGCACCTGTCTTCCAAACGCCTGATCTGGCTGAACCCTCTGCTGCGCTGGGACGGGTTTGCCCCCAAGGCGCAGGGGGTGGCGGCCATGCTGCCCCATGTCGACAGTTTCAGGGCAGGGCACTCGATTGCCTCGCTCGAGGATCTGGCCGCCGTGATTTCACAACCTGACGACCAGGGGCAGAAAGCACGGCTGATGGCCGCGCTTTCCGATTAG
- a CDS encoding XdhC family protein — MERFDNSPETALKWHRNGSGAALATVVETWGSAPRRVGSQLVIGGDGRIEGSVSGGCVEGAVIVEALEAIDEGEARLLEFGVSDEDAFAVGLACGGTIRVLVEPVGKVLPEPMLAELVAARAAREPIAYEVNIDTGHRALRRNAYAERLRMDRSGFEEDGQTFVAVHNPPLRLIVVGAVHIAQALVPMARIAGYDPAIIDPRDAFASSARFPGETILTDWPDEAVAKLGLDARTAIVLLTHDPKLDDPALQAALDAGVFYIGALGSTRTHAKRVERMKAAGFSQQQISRIHGPIGLDIGAAGPSEIAVAILAQMTAVLRGKA; from the coding sequence ATGGAACGATTCGACAACAGCCCGGAAACGGCATTGAAGTGGCACCGCAATGGCAGCGGCGCCGCGCTTGCCACGGTTGTCGAAACCTGGGGCAGCGCGCCACGCCGGGTGGGTTCCCAGCTGGTGATCGGCGGCGATGGCCGGATCGAGGGCTCTGTGTCTGGCGGCTGTGTCGAAGGCGCGGTGATCGTCGAGGCGCTTGAGGCCATTGACGAAGGCGAAGCCCGCTTGCTGGAATTCGGGGTGAGCGACGAAGATGCCTTTGCGGTCGGGCTGGCCTGTGGCGGGACCATTCGCGTTCTTGTCGAACCCGTTGGAAAGGTACTGCCCGAACCGATGCTTGCGGAACTGGTTGCAGCCCGCGCAGCGCGTGAACCCATCGCTTACGAAGTCAATATCGATACCGGGCACAGAGCCTTGCGTCGTAACGCCTATGCGGAACGGCTGCGCATGGATCGGTCTGGTTTTGAAGAAGATGGTCAGACCTTTGTGGCCGTTCACAACCCGCCGCTGCGATTGATCGTTGTTGGTGCGGTGCATATCGCACAGGCATTGGTGCCGATGGCGCGAATTGCCGGGTATGATCCGGCCATAATAGACCCGCGCGACGCGTTTGCATCCAGCGCCCGTTTTCCGGGGGAAACGATCCTTACGGATTGGCCGGATGAGGCCGTTGCAAAACTCGGGTTGGATGCGCGCACCGCAATTGTCCTGCTGACACATGATCCAAAGCTGGATGATCCGGCGCTGCAAGCTGCACTGGATGCGGGCGTGTTTTACATTGGTGCATTGGGATCGACACGTACCCACGCCAAACGCGTCGAGCGTATGAAAGCAGCCGGTTTCAGCCAACAGCAAATCTCGAGGATTCATGGGCCAATCGGGTTGGATATCGGGGCTGCCGGCCCATCCGAGATTGCCGTTGCAATTCTGGCGCAGATGACGGCCGTTCTGCGAGGCAAGGCATGA
- a CDS encoding aspartate aminotransferase family protein, with product MSHVFPRHTKSELPVAAGGDGAYLIDADGKRYLDCGDAAVSCLGHSNPAVIRAVQQQVEQIAFAHTGFMTSEPAEALADLLIHHAPGDLDRVYFVSGGSEATEAAIKLARQYFLEIGQPERRHVIARKQSYHGNTLGALSAGGNAWRRAQFAPMLIEMTHISACYEYAEKPEGESSFDYGQRVANELEAEILRLGPETVMAFMAEPVVGATLGAVPAVEGYFKRIRQICDQYGVLLILDEVMCGMGRTGHLFACDHDGVAPDILCIAKGLGAGYQPIGAMLCTDEIYGAIRDGSGFFQHGHTYVGHPVATAAALAVVRELTEGNLPARAGRMGSKLHSALEAAFGQHPNVGDLRGRGLFRGVELVADRETKTPFDPSLGIAGKIKKAALAEGLICYPMAGTRDGRNGDHILLAPPFIIDDEQIGELVTKLERSFSAVL from the coding sequence ATGAGTCATGTTTTCCCACGCCACACCAAATCTGAACTTCCCGTCGCGGCGGGTGGCGACGGCGCTTATCTGATCGATGCCGACGGCAAGCGATATCTGGATTGCGGCGATGCGGCCGTGTCCTGTCTGGGGCATTCCAACCCGGCAGTGATCCGGGCCGTGCAACAGCAGGTGGAACAGATCGCATTTGCCCATACCGGGTTCATGACCTCGGAACCGGCCGAGGCATTGGCCGATCTGCTGATCCACCACGCGCCGGGGGATCTGGACCGGGTGTATTTCGTATCGGGCGGGTCCGAGGCGACCGAAGCGGCCATCAAATTGGCGCGCCAGTATTTTCTGGAAATCGGGCAGCCCGAGCGCCGCCACGTGATCGCGCGCAAGCAAAGCTATCATGGCAACACTCTGGGGGCCTTGTCTGCCGGGGGAAACGCCTGGAGACGGGCTCAATTCGCGCCGATGCTGATCGAAATGACCCATATCTCGGCCTGTTATGAATATGCCGAAAAGCCCGAGGGTGAGAGCAGCTTTGACTACGGTCAGCGCGTCGCCAACGAGCTGGAGGCGGAAATTCTGCGCCTTGGTCCCGAAACGGTTATGGCTTTCATGGCCGAGCCGGTTGTCGGTGCTACGCTTGGCGCAGTGCCGGCGGTTGAGGGGTATTTCAAACGCATCCGGCAAATCTGCGACCAATATGGCGTGCTGCTGATTCTGGATGAGGTGATGTGCGGCATGGGGCGCACCGGTCATCTGTTCGCCTGTGATCACGACGGTGTTGCACCGGATATTCTTTGCATCGCCAAAGGGTTGGGCGCAGGATATCAACCGATCGGGGCGATGCTGTGCACCGATGAAATCTATGGCGCAATTCGCGATGGATCAGGGTTTTTCCAACATGGGCATACCTATGTCGGCCATCCTGTCGCTACGGCCGCGGCTCTTGCGGTGGTCCGTGAACTGACAGAGGGTAATTTACCGGCGCGCGCCGGACGCATGGGCAGCAAACTGCATTCCGCACTGGAAGCCGCGTTTGGACAGCACCCGAACGTGGGCGATTTGCGTGGCCGTGGCCTGTTCCGGGGTGTGGAATTGGTGGCGGATCGCGAGACGAAGACGCCCTTTGATCCGTCGTTGGGTATTGCCGGAAAGATAAAGAAGGCGGCGCTGGCCGAAGGGTTGATCTGTTATCCCATGGCGGGCACTCGGGATGGCCGGAACGGAGACCATATACTTCTTGCGCCGCCATTCATCATAGATGACGAGCAGATAGGCGAACTTGTCACCAAACTGGAACGCTCTTTTTCAGCCGTTCTCTGA
- a CDS encoding MurR/RpiR family transcriptional regulator translates to MTRALTAIVTQMRREIDEMPAQMQVAVKYIIDHPAEFALNSIRTTTDRIGISSNVLIRLAQRMGYDSFDAFRRPFRNALTTDGEDRFGQDWLEHLKEQGQFGAAQARFAQNEINVVARSLRLMAPQLTQQAVAHIRSARRCYVTATRSSHALAYYFHYAARMAHPGLQLVPRHMGSAIDDLVEATAEDCLFAITVHPYSADTIQAMRYARDRSMRIVLLSDSEVIAPGVEPDVVLPVSTRTLHPFSSFSGAMAVLECLLGHLFDAGGETARERVDAYQKAREDTGAYWRPGVLPKVRKP, encoded by the coding sequence ATGACCCGCGCTCTAACTGCCATCGTTACGCAAATGCGCCGCGAGATCGATGAAATGCCTGCGCAAATGCAGGTCGCTGTAAAGTACATCATCGATCATCCCGCCGAGTTCGCGTTGAATTCGATCCGCACCACCACCGATCGCATCGGCATCAGCTCGAACGTTCTGATCCGGCTGGCGCAACGCATGGGGTATGACAGCTTTGACGCTTTTCGGCGCCCATTTCGAAACGCTCTGACAACCGATGGTGAGGACAGGTTTGGGCAGGATTGGCTGGAACACCTAAAGGAACAAGGACAGTTTGGTGCGGCGCAGGCACGATTTGCGCAGAACGAAATAAATGTCGTGGCCAGATCGCTGCGCCTCATGGCCCCCCAGTTGACGCAACAGGCCGTCGCGCACATCAGGTCGGCGCGCCGCTGTTATGTGACGGCCACACGATCCAGCCACGCGCTGGCCTATTACTTTCACTACGCCGCCCGCATGGCCCATCCCGGGCTTCAGCTGGTGCCCCGCCACATGGGTTCGGCCATCGACGATCTGGTCGAAGCCACCGCCGAGGATTGTCTGTTTGCCATCACGGTTCACCCCTATTCCGCCGACACGATTCAGGCGATGCGGTATGCTCGTGACCGGTCGATGCGCATCGTCCTGTTGTCGGATAGCGAGGTCATCGCACCGGGGGTTGAGCCGGATGTCGTCCTGCCTGTCAGCACGCGAACCCTACACCCGTTTTCCAGTTTTTCGGGGGCAATGGCTGTTCTTGAATGCCTGCTGGGCCATTTGTTTGACGCCGGCGGAGAGACCGCCAGAGAAAGAGTGGATGCCTATCAGAAAGCGCGGGAAGATACCGGTGCGTATTGGCGACCCGGCGTATTGCCAAAGGTCAGAAAACCATAA
- the infC gene encoding translation initiation factor IF-3, whose protein sequence is MARRPHNAPPQRDTGPRVNDKIRAPEIRLIGAEGENVGVVHPAKAMQMAADAGLDLVEISPNANPPVCKIMDFGKFKYETQKREAEARKKQKIIEVKEVKFRPNTDTHDYDVKMRNVFKFLENGDKVKVTLRFRGREMAHQNLGRELLERVAEDVKDLGKIENMPKMEGRQMIMMIGPLPQK, encoded by the coding sequence ATAGCTCGCAGACCTCACAACGCGCCGCCACAACGAGACACCGGCCCGCGCGTCAATGATAAGATCCGTGCCCCCGAAATTCGCCTGATTGGCGCCGAAGGTGAAAATGTCGGGGTGGTTCATCCCGCCAAAGCCATGCAGATGGCCGCCGATGCCGGTCTTGATCTGGTCGAAATTTCGCCCAATGCGAACCCACCGGTCTGCAAGATCATGGACTTCGGCAAATTCAAATACGAAACGCAGAAACGCGAAGCCGAAGCCCGCAAGAAGCAAAAGATCATCGAGGTGAAAGAGGTCAAGTTCCGACCCAACACCGACACGCATGACTATGACGTCAAGATGCGCAACGTCTTCAAGTTTCTGGAAAACGGCGACAAGGTCAAAGTTACCCTGCGTTTTCGCGGTCGCGAAATGGCACACCAGAACCTGGGCCGCGAATTGCTGGAGCGCGTTGCCGAGGACGTCAAGGACTTGGGCAAGATTGAAAACATGCCCAAGATGGAAGGCCGTCAGATGATCATGATGATCGGCCCGCTGCCGCAAAAATAA
- a CDS encoding 3-keto-5-aminohexanoate cleavage protein, whose translation MTESTVKTTSKPYILVAPNGARRGRADHPALPVTTDQIVTTARGCHEAGANGIHLHVRDADGHHTLDAGLYRETIAELKRVVPGMDVQITTEAAGVFDVSSQFDCLQRVRPEWASISVREIARALDLAPRVYALCAAQGTRVQHILYDTEDVKLLEDWLSKGIVQPDQTDRLLVLGRYSQNQQSVPADLDAFPSSPANWMVCAFGTQEHDCLVETARRGGNLRVGFENSLTAPDGTLWADNAASVAALVETLGRTGT comes from the coding sequence ATGACCGAGAGCACAGTGAAAACCACCTCGAAACCATATATACTGGTTGCTCCGAACGGGGCCCGGCGGGGCCGCGCGGATCACCCGGCCTTGCCAGTCACGACGGATCAGATCGTCACAACGGCGCGGGGCTGCCACGAGGCTGGGGCGAATGGCATACACCTGCATGTACGGGATGCCGACGGACACCACACGTTGGATGCCGGATTGTATCGCGAAACAATCGCGGAACTGAAAAGGGTGGTGCCGGGCATGGATGTTCAGATCACCACCGAGGCAGCAGGCGTGTTCGATGTCTCGTCGCAGTTTGACTGCCTGCAACGGGTCCGGCCTGAATGGGCCTCGATTTCAGTCCGGGAAATCGCGCGGGCCCTTGATCTTGCACCTCGGGTCTATGCGCTATGTGCGGCTCAGGGCACACGGGTTCAGCATATTCTCTACGACACGGAAGATGTGAAGCTGCTGGAAGACTGGCTGTCAAAAGGTATCGTCCAGCCGGACCAGACAGACCGGTTGCTTGTGTTGGGGCGCTACAGTCAGAATCAGCAATCCGTGCCAGCGGATCTGGATGCGTTTCCGTCCAGCCCGGCCAATTGGATGGTGTGCGCCTTTGGAACGCAGGAACATGACTGTCTGGTCGAAACCGCGCGGCGCGGCGGTAACTTGCGTGTTGGATTCGAAAACAGCCTGACGGCACCGGATGGCACGCTCTGGGCGGATAACGCGGCCTCGGTCGCGGCTTTGGTTGAAACACTTGGAAGGACCGGAACATGA
- a CDS encoding molybdopterin-binding protein has product MRFGPVPVSEAKGAILAHSVTADGQKLRKGLSLQAEHVAQLTQAGIREVIVARLEPGDCHEDEAARRLAAALAPDAASANLRVTDAFTGRVNLLADGPGVAVLDVDALEMFNQVNPMITVATVPQYQQMGPKGMVATIKVISYAVPEADVRRAANLAQGAVRLARPVHKTAGLIVTDIPGGPPNDKGIAAIRGRTEALGLDLCDVQIVPHRVDALAKAVTRTTGDLLMILTGSATSDPDDVAPSAVRFAGGRVDRFGMPVDPGNLLFLGAMQDRPVIGLPGCARSPALNGADWVLSRVACGIQTTGSDIAGMGVGGLLKEIPTRPQPRAKRKE; this is encoded by the coding sequence ATGAGGTTTGGTCCGGTACCCGTCTCCGAAGCAAAAGGCGCCATTCTGGCCCATTCGGTGACGGCTGACGGTCAAAAGCTGCGCAAGGGGCTGTCACTGCAAGCAGAGCATGTGGCGCAGTTGACGCAGGCGGGCATCCGCGAAGTGATCGTTGCGCGCCTTGAACCCGGCGATTGCCACGAAGACGAGGCCGCACGTCGTTTGGCCGCAGCTCTTGCGCCAGATGCGGCGTCGGCCAATCTGCGCGTGACCGACGCGTTCACCGGCCGGGTCAACCTGTTGGCGGACGGGCCGGGCGTGGCGGTTCTGGATGTGGATGCGCTGGAAATGTTCAATCAGGTCAACCCGATGATCACGGTTGCGACGGTTCCGCAATACCAGCAGATGGGCCCGAAGGGCATGGTCGCCACCATCAAGGTTATCTCATATGCCGTGCCAGAGGCTGATGTTCGGCGGGCCGCCAATTTGGCGCAAGGGGCCGTGCGCCTGGCAAGACCCGTTCACAAGACGGCAGGTTTGATCGTCACGGATATCCCCGGCGGCCCGCCCAACGACAAGGGGATCGCCGCCATTCGCGGACGGACCGAAGCACTGGGTCTGGATTTGTGTGATGTGCAGATCGTGCCGCATCGCGTGGATGCGCTGGCCAAGGCGGTTACCAGAACGACCGGTGATCTGCTCATGATCCTGACCGGATCCGCGACCTCGGATCCGGACGATGTTGCCCCGTCTGCTGTTCGGTTTGCCGGCGGGCGGGTGGATCGGTTCGGGATGCCGGTTGATCCGGGAAACCTGCTGTTTCTGGGTGCGATGCAGGATCGACCGGTGATCGGGTTGCCCGGATGCGCGCGATCTCCGGCGTTGAACGGGGCGGATTGGGTTCTGTCACGGGTTGCCTGCGGGATCCAAACGACCGGATCGGATATTGCCGGAATGGGTGTCGGAGGATTGCTGAAGGAAATCCCGACCAGACCGCAGCCGCGCGCCAAACGAAAAGAATGA
- a CDS encoding MmgE/PrpD family protein → MTDFTAALATFAAGPVSTTAQARIVTSLSVLDWMAVGRAGASEPVSCIVRDMVLAEGGNAQAHLFGGGAAPLRGAALVNGTISHALDYDDTHFAHIGHPSVAILPAALAVAEWDDRILVDLLEAALVGMETSIRVGLWLGRGHYQAGFHQTATSGAFGAAVAVGRLLGFDKVQMRSVLGLTATRAAGLKAQFGTMGKPYNAGLAASAGVEAAVLVQRGFQPNADALEGTYGFGATHQGAADQGALDGLGDEWLFETVSHKFHACCHGLHAALEAARALDIAEPEVAEVKIKTHPRWMSVCNQLSPTTGLGAKFSYRTVIAMQALGYDTALPGSYTDKVCADPRIASLQDRITVEADENLSETQAHLALLRRDGIRREATHDLLTPMSLSDREDRVRAKASKLIGTDEADAIWSMLRTGGRARDLAERMAG, encoded by the coding sequence ATGACGGATTTCACAGCAGCATTGGCCACCTTCGCGGCGGGCCCGGTTTCAACGACGGCTCAAGCGCGGATTGTCACGTCGCTGTCCGTTCTGGATTGGATGGCGGTTGGTCGTGCAGGGGCGTCCGAGCCGGTATCCTGCATAGTACGCGATATGGTTCTGGCCGAGGGCGGGAACGCTCAGGCCCATCTGTTCGGAGGGGGCGCGGCCCCATTGCGCGGCGCAGCTTTGGTGAATGGAACGATATCCCACGCGCTGGATTACGATGACACGCATTTCGCGCATATCGGGCATCCGTCAGTCGCCATCCTGCCTGCGGCCCTTGCCGTGGCCGAGTGGGATGACCGCATTCTGGTCGATCTGCTCGAAGCCGCGCTGGTCGGTATGGAAACGTCAATCCGTGTCGGCCTGTGGCTGGGCAGGGGGCATTATCAGGCCGGGTTCCACCAGACAGCGACATCCGGTGCATTCGGGGCCGCTGTCGCCGTGGGGCGGTTGCTTGGATTCGACAAGGTTCAGATGCGGTCCGTATTGGGTTTGACGGCAACGCGCGCGGCCGGGCTGAAGGCCCAGTTCGGAACAATGGGCAAGCCTTACAATGCCGGGCTTGCCGCTTCGGCAGGGGTCGAGGCGGCTGTGCTTGTTCAGCGTGGATTTCAACCCAACGCCGACGCGCTGGAAGGCACGTATGGATTTGGCGCGACACATCAGGGTGCAGCGGATCAAGGCGCGCTGGATGGTTTGGGTGATGAATGGTTGTTCGAAACGGTAAGCCACAAGTTCCACGCCTGTTGTCACGGCCTGCACGCGGCGTTGGAAGCGGCGCGCGCGCTGGACATCGCGGAACCCGAAGTGGCCGAGGTCAAAATCAAAACCCATCCCCGTTGGATGAGTGTGTGCAATCAGCTGTCGCCCACAACCGGGTTGGGGGCCAAATTCTCTTACCGGACGGTCATTGCAATGCAGGCGCTGGGGTATGATACGGCTTTGCCGGGCAGCTACACCGACAAGGTCTGCGCGGACCCGCGCATTGCGTCTCTGCAAGATCGCATCACGGTCGAAGCAGATGAAAACCTGTCGGAAACGCAGGCGCATCTGGCCTTGCTGCGTCGCGACGGTATCCGCCGCGAGGCGACGCATGACCTGCTGACCCCAATGTCGCTGTCTGACCGCGAGGATCGTGTGCGCGCCAAAGCGTCGAAGCTGATCGGAACGGATGAGGCGGACGCGATCTGGTCGATGCTGCGCACCGGCGGTCGCGCCCGTGATCTGGCCGAACGTATGGCGGGTTAA